Within Lolium rigidum isolate FL_2022 chromosome 5, APGP_CSIRO_Lrig_0.1, whole genome shotgun sequence, the genomic segment TCACACATAGCAATCAAAATACGCACGATCCCTTGGCTTCTGAGAGAGACAAGGTCCATGTCCAAAGTAGAGCCAATAACAGAACCTACTGCCCACAAACCATGAAAATGACGAACTGTATGAGGGACACCATCAACATGAATCCAAGTTGGCTCCATAACAAACCGAGGGGCAATATCCTCTCTCCTCCAAGAAGAAACTGCCACCTGCGATTTAGCATTCGGGACCTCCATCTGCATACCATCAATCCTTGCCAAATCTTCGACAGAAGGAAGCCTTAGTATATGCAGCAAGTAAAATGTTATGACTTGTATTATTTGTTAAAGGTTcaagaaaaaaatgataaaaagtcaaaaaaaaaaaaaacaatacgaGGCTGGGTTCCGTGTTTTGGAACATACTACAACATGTAGCATAAttcttaaaaaataaaaataaaatcaggTGAAGTGGGGGATTAAATCAAGACCTAGGATTTAGCAGCAAGGCTTCATCTACTTGAGCTACCTTAATGTTCTACCAACTCTAGACAAACAATATATATAAAGAGTAGTGTGACATATTTGGCTTAGACATCACACATGCCTTTCACGTTGGTGCAAGCCACACATGCACGTGCACGTCACGCAGAcaagatgtgtggcgccgattgcATGGACGTCACACAAAGTGTGGTGTCGCTTGCATAGGCGTCACATAAAATGGTTAGTGAAGTGAAACAGTTTCGCCAAAAGGTTATTTCGTGCATTCTTTCGTCCAAAGGGCTATTTTTGTCAAAATTGCCGATTTTCGGGGGCACCAGTGGAAAGTATTTTCGATGTTAAGGTCTCCTTAAATGAGGTTCCAGGAATTTTACGCCTTCTCCACAGGAACGGACGGAGTATTAAATTGGAGATGCAAAAATACTGTGGTGCATGGAAAACATAGTCTACAGCGGGAGTGTGAGTTGACGAATTGATGCAATACACGGTTGAGCATCTGGGGCTGGCCTAACCAGCTTTTCAACTCGATCGATGGCTATTTTAGCGGTTCCAATGCATCACGCAGCAGAGGCCGATGAGAGACGAGATGGCTTATTGATCCTAAATTTGAAGGGAATGCAAAAATACTTTGGTGCATGGGCAAATATTTGAGTAAGACTGGTCACAATACAGTTTGAACTTCAAAATGGTTTAAATACATCGCATTTCCAATTGTCCAGGTGAGCCATGAGATTGTCGCAAGGTCATCAGTACCAGTTACATGTGATTGGCCAATAAATAAGATGCCTAAATATTTAAACAAGTAGCAGTTGGCATCAGCTCTATAAAAAACAGTTTACGAAAACACAAGTTCAATTACATATCCTTCAATTCTTATAACTGGATGTTACACGGCAGAAGAATTGAAACGATTGCCACCACAGTTTTAGACACTAGGTTGTGTTACTTCCCAAAGAGAATGGCAAAGAAAGTCGATGTTGCTCCACTCAGCCGGCTATCCAGGATACGTCCTCTAATTTTCAGCAGGCCTGCAAGATGGATTATGCACATAAATATCTGAAAGATACCTAGTTGTACTGACTGATAGAACAAAATTTCATTTTGGACTCTTTATATAACTCATCAAATCATCATCTAAACTGAAGAGTTCAGAAAATCCTCATCAGGGCTATGCACAATGAACTGGGTGAAGCCTCCTAAGAGCATTAGTTTCATTAGTTTCGAAGTGAACTCAGATATAGGAATAATAGATATATCTTTGCACATGAACATCATCTATATGTTCCATACGATACACTGCACAAGTTTGTAAGCAGTCTACACAAATACGTAACCATTTTTCATAACCACTGTTTAAACCTTCAATGCAAAGCTAAAATAtatctatacctacctactaataaaggaaggaaggtttctCTCCAATAATTTCGTCCGTTTTATTACTACCCTTATTTGTTTGACCAAATTACTTCTCTTGCCACCGCCTAAACAAATCTGAAACGTTTTTCCCCGTAGCAATTTGTTTCTCTTGGTGAGTTCGCCTCCGCGAGTTTTCCCTGATCGCCCCGCGCTGTGCTGGGCCGCGTAGGACACAGCAGTGCTACTGGGCCAGTCACGTCGTTTACAAATTGTCTCATGGGCAGCAGAAAACTAGGCAAGTGCTGTTCAATAGTCCCACCTCGTTTCCTCAAATTGAATCATGCCGAGTTATATACGTCTGTTTCCCAGAATCAGCGAGCCTCCCCTAATAACAAAGCAGCAGCCACATTGTTCGATTGACGACGTGGACGGATTAAAATAAACCGAGAGAGCCACGCTGCCTGATGGTGTGAGCAAAAATTAAAGGAGGATTTACATGACGGATGGAACCACGTTGGGTCAGGGCTGCTTGGTATAAAATCCACGCTGGGCAACATCTAAGACGAGAAAAAAAAGAGCGCAGTGCAGCGAATAAAAAACGTTGCCATGTTGCTCTTAGTTCTGGGCTATACAAGGCCGGCATGAATTCTTGATTGGGCAAGGAGAAAAAGCTATACAGAAGAGGGAAAGTAACCTCATAGAAAGCTATACAAAAGAAGAAAAGACTCATGCGTACTGAGGCTAAATTGTGCAGGTATATATATCCGAACAGACTTGAACTTGATTCACTTTGAGTCCCTTATCTAAAATCAAGATTTGCAAAGCAATTTAAAACATTCTTGGGGACAAAAGACCCCCGGACCTGACGGCTGTGATTTGGCCACAAGCTGGTACTGAGAAAGAGACAGCTACTGATTTGCCTGAATTGTTTGCATCTACTGATTTGCTAAACAAAAACACTTGATACATTTCTTTGAGTGCATTGAATATTGATCTAAACATAAGCAAACTAATGTTGATGCaactatttattattattatggaTAGCACATCTTCTTGATAGAATTTAATAACTTCTATCTCTCATTCATATATTCTAGAGTTTTTTTTCtatattttgaattttcaaataaaATCTCACACAACATCTAAATTTTTACCCCAAATAACTAGCCCGGATAAAAAAACTCCAAAACATTAGATAGTGTAACCAAAGATTTGGAAAAATACTGGTGAGAATAAAGTGATAATATTGATTTCTATACGAGATATCTAGCAATGGGTGAACACTCATGTGACATAGCTCCATAACTTTGCGGGGGAAAAAATAGAACCTGGTGTCATTCACCTATATTTGTTTTGCGCAAATTTAAGAGATATTAATTACCAATCCGTTGCAACGCATATGCACCCCACATAAAAAGTGGATTTCCTCCTTACTTGCATGAACTGATTGCTGGCCAGCCCGAAAGCAAAAGTCACGTGAGAGAGCCAAAGAAGTTGTGTGGAGACATGCGCATCTATTAGACCGTGAAGAAATAAATGAACTTGCGCGAAAAATATGTTCAGTTGTCTGTCGTATTGGCGGACGAACAAAATTTAAGTGTGGCGACGGTTGGAGCACTGTTGCGTTGAGGGTCTACGGCGAGTGAATTAGCCAGGAATTAGATAGGTCAATCTTAACGGGAAATGGGCGTCTCCTACAAAAAAAAGATTTCGTCCTCTCGAAAAAAAATTCTATTACTGAAATTGTCGGAACaaatccgccgcaacgcgcgggcattttcCCTAGTAAGATACTCATATATTGAACAACCCAAAGAAGAGCGTCATTCAACTGACCTCGTAGCACTAACGGGAGCTGAGGTAACACAGCATTCAACACGAGGGTACTCCTTGAACATGTTGTCGATTTTCTTCAACGCACTTGGTGTGACCCTATCTGACACCTTCACGTTAACTTTTTTCAGCTTTAGTGCGAACTGGAACACTACCTTCAAGAAATCAAACTCATCATCAAGTCCTTCGATCCCTTCGATTTCTACTTCTTCAAGATTGATCAAAGTCAAAGAGTTGGGTTTTGTTCTCCAATTCCCAGGCTGGTCACATGGGCAATTTGTTCCGCGTGCACACCATTGCTGAAAAAAATATATGGCTTAGTACAATGAATTTCAGATACACAAGACTACAGCATTATCTCAAGTCATTACTTAGATAGATTTTGTCAAACATACTAGTACTACGTATGTTTTTCAGAGATATGTTTTTTAGAAGCGACACATATTTTAGCTAGGCATACCTCGCTGTTCCTCCTTTTTAGGTTGATCTCAAGCCTTCTTGTCGCTCTACGGATCCAACTTATTCCAAGAAGGGACAAAACAAGGGGTCCAAACACGTGCCCCGTCTTCCATATAATATTAACTTCAAGCTTCAAAGTGGAGAACTCGACAGCTGGGAAGGTATTCTCGATTTTCCTTATCTCTTCCACAAAGTCCCACTCTGCAGGCTCCATACCGGTCTGCAAAACAAGTTGGCAGGTGAAAATGCATAAACTGGTTTTAGGTTGTAAACATACTCTAGTAAATTGAAAAGGACAGCTACGAAACGTACCACGGCTGGAAATATTGGTAGGTACAAACATGTGTTGTCTTCCCCGTTGTAGGGTATAGTGTCATTTCTACGTCGCCGTACGGCCGTCAATTGCAGGCGACCGAGGCGCCACAAAATACCAATGCAAGCTGAACTGTCTAAATAATTGCAAGACCAAGAAATCTTCTCCATGACCGGTGCCCAGATGGAAATTGCTATCACATCATGGGAGAAGCTGGTTACGACCGTGAGATCCAATTTCTGAAGCATGGGCGCCATGATGTCGATGACGAGGGCGTGTCCTCTGTACCTCTTAACACAAAGCTCCTCGAGTGACGTCGAATGTATCCTCAAGTCGACGTCGCTCGTGGCCGGCCTTCGTTCGATGCCAAGGTCGAGATTGAGCACGCGCaagcatgggcagcgttgtatcaAGTTGCCGAGACGGAGGCCGTGCTCGTTATAAAGGGACAATCGCTCCAGCGCGGGGAGCCCGCTGGCCGCCGGCGTGAGCTCCCGGAGCCCGAACATCTCGATCGAGGTGGCGCGGCTGAAGCTGGGCAGGCACACGCCGGAGCTCGAGTATCTTATGCTTGGGCAGGTGTCGAAACGGAGCTCCACTGGCGAGAGCCTATCGGCGGCAGCAAGAACCGTCTCGACCTGGAAGGCGGTCACCTTACCGTGCCAGTAAGCAACGCTGATGTCGAGGAGGTGAAGTCCAGCACAGGCGGCACGGGCCAGCGCCGCCTCGAGGTCGCCGagctcgatgtcgtcgaggatgacCGTGACCCTGGGGATGCAGGTCCACAGGCCGCGCCACCTGCTGGAGAGGATGCCCGTGCGCGCGGCAGCGCGCGGGCAGCCTAGGCGCTCGATGACCTGAAGGAGTAGGTCGTCCGGGAGCGCGCCGATGCGGTCCTCATCGTCCCCGCCAGAGAAGCCCTGAGAGCGGGTGGTTCTCCGTCCAGCTTGCGGCGGCGGCAACGAGCGGAGCCGGCGACCAGAGCGCAGCTCCATGGAAGCGGGAGAGGTCGTTCTGTGTTCCTTCCTTTGTGTGGCGTGAAAACAGAACGCAGAGGTGGAGATAAataggcgctggagatggaggagAAGCTCGTGCGTCGTGGCCGTGGTCTTCGATCGAGGCGTCGACGGCCGCCTTGGAAACTGGAGGGCAGTTAACCGGAGTCACGCTTCTCAAGAACCGCCTTGAATTGGAGACGCAAAGTACTAGTACGATGCATGGAAAACATACTGTACAGCTGGAGCGTGAGTAGACGAATTGCCTCAGGAGAACGGAGTAGGAAAAAGTCTGAATTCAGACTTTTGTGGCTTTATCTCGAAGCCGATTTGCACCATCGCAGACGCACTCATCTGTATCTCCCCTGCCGCCGCACCCCAGCGAACCGGACGCTGCTGCCCAATGCAGAACCTGCAACGGCACTAGTCGCTGCTTCGCTTGATGGTCAGAACTGCAACGGCACTAGTCACCGCGCACTTCCACCGCAACGCCGTCCGCGGGGTGGGTGTTGCATGGGGTTCGGTCTGGCCCGTGTGCCACGAAATCGGGCTGTTTACAGCATCTAGTAGTGTCGGTACACACGTGAACGGAAATCCCGAGTTTAGTTTCCCGAATTATTCGATTTCGATGATTTTAGTCGCGACCTAGAATAAAATCTAAAAAATAGAAATTAAACGTAGCGGGAAATTTTGCTTCGATCAATATGCGAAATGAAACGAGGTTTTTGCTCCGGCCGAGCTACattcaaacataatttacatatagAAATTAATCTTACACATGCGCGCTAATGTGACCCAAAATTTGCCCCGGGATAGTCACCGGGGCTCTATGCGTGGCGGATGAAGAGGGTTTTCGCGCCAGACGACGCCTAGGCGACGACTACGGCGACCTCGACCAGCGTCGCCTCCGTGGAGCTCCCGCAGGTGAGGGGAAGAGCCGGCGCGTCTTCGTCATTGTCGTCGTTGTCGCCGCACGGCACAAGCGTCGACAGCGGCGAGTTGCACGAGCCGCCAGACGGGGCCTCGACTTCCCCATCGCGCGCCTCGAAGTGCGTCGACCAACGCGCGAACCTGCACGGCCATCTGCGGGCCGCCCGCTTGCGCCCTCAGAGCGCGCCCACCTCGCGCGGTCCGCCTCCGACCACACAgctggcggacgcggcggcgagcctccgccgccgattcggccccctcccctaccgcCTTGCCGTGCGCGCGCCATTGCGAACAGAGGGGAGCATGGAGGAGCGGATAAGGCGAAGACACGGAAGGAATTGCTCGCTAGAGGAAGAGCCCTTTCGCGGTGGAGCGGCAACGGCGgcggggagtagggttttggaaccctactcccctccgcagcCCGTATAAATACGGGGCGAGCCTCGCATTTCTCGGGCCCACGAGAAACTTTTACGGGCCGGCCACCGATATCGGCTGTGATTGGCGAcgctttcggcccgaacccgtaaatctacCAGAAAAATTCAGTTCCAGCGATATTTATGggttctgttagagttgctcttagatGTCTGCATGCAACGTTGTTTAAAGTAGCTCCATCCAGATCTAGCAACAACAGCGGATTGGGCCGTTTCTAGAGACTCATCCTAGAGTTTCTAGAGAATCATCCTAGATGTGTGCTCAAACGATGCAAAAGGTATTGCTCTCGTCATCAGTGTGGCTGATCATGGCGCACACATGACATTGTCGTGTGCCGAAAAGTGTGGCAGGAGAAATTTTGTCTCCTTCCAGTGCAACCTACCCCTCCCCGCTAACCGTGGAAACCATTTTCCCCCATTGAGGTATCTTCCCGAGTTGCTCCTTAGCATTGAGCGGCGGTGAGagtatttgttatcaccagaatttgaccgagtcagaggtgggccgcgatcaagatgggcttaaagattatatacggaagaaatacgtgaatcggccttatatgcaaagtttgggctagtttgcccttgtatctgtaacatattagattacgtatcggttagttagagtttgcctcgtacacggttgggattattcccacattagaaagtcccctggactataaatatgtatctagggtttatgaaataaacaacaaccaacgttcaacacaaatcaatctcggcgcatcgccaactccttcgtctcgagggtttcttccggtaagcaccatgctgcctagatcgcatcttgcgatctaggcagcataagcttatttacgttgttcatgcgttgctcgtgctgaagcctttttgatggcgagcaacgtacttatcttagatgtgttagggttagcattgttcttcatatcatatgctgtcgtagtgcaacccttatgcatctagccgcccttacacctatcttaggtgtaggggcggcaccccgcttgatcattgtttagtagatccgatccgttacggttgctccttgttcttcaaggattagtttaatatccgcaatagttaggccttacaaagggttggaggatccagcggcgtgtagggtgtagtttgctagccctagacaggatattccggggatcaacctcgtgttggtttttaggccctgtctaggatcggcttacgatcaccgtacgcgagcgcgaggcccaatcgcgagtatgatgatccgattatgcggtgaaaaccctaaatcgtcgtagatcgctttagctttatcttgatcaagcaggaccaccatatattcgtacacctcgtacgaatcatgggtggatcggctctttgagccgattcacggagacaa encodes:
- the LOC124656309 gene encoding uncharacterized protein LOC124656309, whose product is MELRSGRRLRSLPPPQAGRRTTRSQGFSGGDDEDRIGALPDDLLLQVIERLGCPRAAARTGILSSRWRGLWTCIPRVTVILDDIELGDLEAALARAACAGLHLLDISVAYWHGKVTAFQVETVLAAADRLSPVELRFDTCPSIRYSSSGVCLPSFSRATSIEMFGLRELTPAASGLPALERLSLYNEHGLRLGNLIQRCPCLRVLNLDLGIERRPATSDVDLRIHSTSLEELCVKRYRGHALVIDIMAPMLQKLDLTVVTSFSHDVIAISIWAPVMEKISWSCNYLDSSACIGILWRLGRLQLTAVRRRRNDTIPYNGEDNTCLYLPIFPAVTGMEPAEWDFVEEIRKIENTFPAVEFSTLKLEVNIIWKTGHVFGPLVLSLLGISWIRRATRRLEINLKRRNSEQWCARGTNCPCDQPGNWRTKPNSLTLINLEEVEIEGIEGLDDEFDFLKVVFQFALKLKKVNVKVSDRVTPSALKKIDNMFKEYPRVECCVTSAPVSATRPAEN